A genomic window from Sphingobacterium sp. BN32 includes:
- a CDS encoding FecR family protein, with amino-acid sequence MNSNAEIVSLIRKRMEETITESELRVLENWAASDPLYSDLLKKVEDEELLLSDLKTRLDIKSDHLKNNWLNKFEEKTFGKIKKAERQELPPRNSNWGWYLSCAALLISVLGIGLLLYRTQINQTKEMTISDLSPGGNKAKITLADGRVIELNEDQDAVVMGEQLAYEDGTLIQDLDENKVSYATISTPRGGQYQITLSDGTRVWLNADSKLTYPLTMRGKERVVELDGEAYFDVESKFVGGEKIPFKIKTLGELVEVTGTQFNLKAYADEQYENRTTLVEGSVLLHAAGGTLPLQAGEQGVNDSRGLHKKKVDIGQYIAWKNNQFVFEEVELREAMKILSRWYDFDFEIQDRVKQTYLYASFSRGKNLKDVLKIIEGSGIKFKLVRIGERNKLTIFN; translated from the coding sequence ATGAATAGCAACGCTGAGATAGTATCTTTAATTAGGAAGCGGATGGAGGAAACCATCACCGAGTCGGAGCTACGCGTGCTTGAGAATTGGGCGGCATCTGACCCTTTGTATTCCGATCTCTTAAAGAAGGTAGAAGATGAAGAACTTTTGTTGTCCGACCTGAAAACGAGATTGGACATTAAATCAGATCATTTAAAAAACAATTGGCTGAATAAATTCGAGGAAAAGACGTTTGGAAAAATAAAGAAAGCAGAACGCCAGGAGCTCCCCCCTAGAAATTCAAACTGGGGATGGTATTTGTCATGTGCGGCGTTATTGATATCGGTATTGGGAATCGGCTTGCTATTATACCGAACGCAAATCAATCAGACCAAAGAAATGACGATTAGCGATTTATCGCCCGGAGGAAATAAAGCAAAGATTACCCTGGCAGATGGTCGGGTAATTGAACTAAATGAGGATCAAGATGCCGTAGTTATGGGTGAGCAGCTGGCCTATGAAGATGGTACTTTGATTCAAGATCTAGATGAGAATAAAGTTAGCTATGCCACAATTTCCACCCCCAGAGGTGGGCAATACCAGATAACCTTATCCGACGGAACTAGAGTATGGTTAAACGCAGATTCTAAATTGACCTATCCATTGACAATGCGCGGGAAAGAACGTGTAGTAGAATTGGATGGAGAGGCATATTTTGATGTGGAGAGCAAGTTTGTTGGTGGGGAAAAGATTCCTTTTAAGATTAAAACTTTGGGAGAGCTGGTTGAAGTTACTGGTACTCAGTTTAATTTGAAAGCTTATGCTGATGAGCAATATGAGAATAGGACAACGCTTGTTGAAGGATCTGTATTGTTGCACGCCGCAGGGGGCACACTTCCACTACAAGCAGGTGAGCAGGGCGTTAATGATTCTCGCGGCCTACACAAGAAAAAGGTGGATATAGGACAATACATTGCATGGAAGAATAATCAATTTGTTTTCGAGGAAGTGGAATTGCGCGAAGCCATGAAAATATTGAGCAGATGGTATGATTTTGATTTTGAAATTCAGGATCGCGTAAAGCAGACCTATCTCTACGCCAGTTTCAGCAGGGGAAAGAATTTAAAGGACGTACTAAAAATAATTGAAGGCAGCGGGATTAAGTTTAAACTCGTACGCATAGGGGAAAGAAACAAACTAACAATTTTTAACTAA
- a CDS encoding TonB-dependent receptor: MKWIVVLILLNITTVMADGMAQSVTLKADGISLLKVMKTIQQQTNYEFFIKSKDLADMKIHADIKDLPIDGAMRKLLQDKSAEWLLEGNTIVIKPQARVVSKNASSVPAREVVPALPIRQQNMVTGKVTDAIDDSAMAGVSVFVKGTAVGTRTDGDGVYELAVNEGDSLIFSMVGYTTQRILVGSAKVINIRLAKDNRELEETVVVAFGRQAKESIVSSITTVNVRDLKTPSSNLTTALAGRMAGLVAYQSTGAPGEEDAQFFVRSVTSFGSGLTAPLILIDNIEMTSRDLARLNPDDIASFSILKDASATALYGARGANGVVLVTTKEGEKGNVKVSFRHETSASTPTTKVDLADPISYMEYANIAQMTRFGELIYPQSKINFTKDPNRNPNVYPAVDWKEMLTRDYSLNHRTNINLTGGGNAATYYLAGSFSQDNGILKVDEKNPFNSNINLKKYSVRSNVNLFLHKTLEAKVRLSATFDDYTGPIGESGSGGANTYGKTLLANPVLFPAYYQPDHSTEFVDRILFGNYSGDDYGNGDPRYINPYADIMKGYEDVRNSTLLTQLELHQNLESITPGLKARFIGSITRFSGFNIQRSYNPFYYQYIKGTYDPTNAYPYQLAVLNPEKGSDHIDYTAGNKFVEARGYAEGAVLYNRRFGTHDLGGLLVGSIKDRLDGSPRNLDSSLPSRNVSLAGRFTYGYANKYFAELNFGLNGSERFDPRFRWGFFPSVGLGWQISDEPFFESLKPTFSKLRLRGTYGLVGNDIIVDDIDRFFFTSNINLNGPNAGYFGNNVNSTFTRPTIDILRYANPDITWEVSYKTNLAVELGFLNDALSLIAEVYLENRTNIVQERQDIPSVVGLTSTVKTNYGEAKGRGLDLTLNYNKSLANGMWYIVRGNFTYGTSKITVYDELDYSGFAPWKSVVGRKVGQSQGYVAERLFIDDNEVMNSPVQMVNGNSVVYQAGDIKYRDINGDGVINTFDIVPIGYPVNPEIQYGIGGSFGYKNFDFSVFLQGSSRFSFFLDANKMAPFVNVTIEEKGVESRGNRAMLNFIKESLWTETNRDLYAHWPRLSPETGGNAVGNANNFVRSNYWMRSASFIRLKSVEMGYKFKEFRGISPRIYASGTNLFTLSDFKLWDPEMRGNGLAYPLQKVFNLGMQINF; this comes from the coding sequence ATGAAATGGATCGTTGTACTCATACTGCTCAATATCACGACCGTTATGGCCGATGGTATGGCGCAGAGCGTGACATTGAAGGCTGATGGTATTTCATTGCTGAAGGTGATGAAGACTATTCAACAACAAACCAACTATGAATTTTTTATCAAGAGCAAAGATTTAGCTGATATGAAAATTCATGCGGATATTAAAGACTTGCCAATAGATGGGGCGATGCGCAAGTTGCTGCAAGATAAATCCGCAGAGTGGTTGTTGGAAGGTAATACCATCGTAATAAAGCCACAGGCACGTGTTGTTTCGAAAAATGCCAGCTCGGTTCCTGCTCGGGAAGTAGTTCCTGCGCTGCCCATCAGACAGCAAAACATGGTGACGGGTAAAGTAACGGATGCTATCGATGATTCAGCGATGGCCGGCGTGAGTGTTTTTGTAAAAGGAACTGCAGTCGGCACTCGTACCGATGGAGACGGTGTATATGAATTAGCCGTGAATGAGGGCGACTCTTTAATCTTCTCTATGGTGGGTTATACGACCCAGCGTATCTTGGTAGGTAGTGCAAAGGTGATCAATATTCGACTCGCAAAAGATAATCGGGAGTTGGAAGAGACCGTAGTCGTGGCGTTCGGAAGACAAGCGAAAGAAAGTATTGTTTCTTCGATTACCACGGTAAATGTCAGGGATTTGAAAACACCGTCGAGTAACTTAACGACTGCATTAGCAGGTCGTATGGCGGGCTTAGTAGCCTATCAATCGACTGGTGCTCCCGGGGAGGAAGATGCACAATTCTTTGTGCGTAGTGTCACCTCATTTGGTAGTGGGTTAACCGCTCCATTAATATTGATCGATAATATTGAGATGACATCTAGGGATTTAGCGCGTTTGAACCCTGATGATATCGCAAGTTTTTCTATCCTGAAGGATGCATCAGCGACAGCGCTTTACGGAGCACGTGGCGCAAATGGTGTCGTTTTAGTCACCACGAAAGAAGGAGAGAAAGGAAATGTTAAAGTTTCTTTTAGACATGAAACTTCGGCTTCTACTCCGACGACTAAAGTCGATTTAGCAGATCCGATCAGTTATATGGAGTATGCCAATATCGCACAGATGACGCGCTTTGGCGAATTGATCTATCCACAAAGTAAGATCAATTTTACCAAGGATCCGAATCGCAATCCCAATGTGTATCCCGCGGTAGATTGGAAAGAAATGTTAACCAGAGACTATTCCTTAAACCATCGGACGAATATAAACTTGACGGGGGGTGGAAATGCCGCAACCTATTATTTAGCGGGTTCTTTTTCTCAAGATAACGGGATACTAAAAGTTGATGAGAAAAATCCATTCAACTCGAATATCAACCTGAAAAAATATTCTGTTCGTTCGAACGTGAACTTGTTTCTGCATAAAACTCTGGAAGCGAAGGTTCGCTTGAGTGCGACTTTCGACGATTATACAGGGCCCATTGGTGAGTCAGGCAGTGGGGGAGCAAACACTTACGGTAAGACATTATTAGCCAATCCTGTCTTATTCCCTGCGTATTATCAGCCTGACCACAGCACGGAATTTGTTGATCGTATTTTGTTTGGTAACTATTCAGGAGATGATTACGGCAATGGAGATCCGCGCTATATCAACCCTTATGCGGATATCATGAAAGGCTATGAGGACGTAAGAAATAGTACGTTATTGACTCAGTTGGAACTGCATCAGAATTTAGAGTCCATTACGCCGGGTTTAAAAGCACGCTTTATCGGTAGTATCACGAGATTCTCTGGGTTTAATATACAGCGTAGCTATAATCCATTCTATTATCAATACATCAAGGGCACATATGATCCAACGAATGCTTATCCGTATCAATTAGCTGTATTAAATCCGGAGAAGGGTTCGGATCATATTGATTATACCGCAGGTAACAAGTTTGTGGAAGCTAGAGGTTATGCCGAAGGTGCGGTCTTATATAATCGTCGATTCGGGACGCACGATCTAGGCGGGTTATTAGTAGGATCGATCAAGGATCGATTGGATGGTAGCCCAAGGAACTTAGACTCATCCTTACCTTCACGTAACGTTTCACTAGCAGGAAGATTCACCTATGGTTATGCTAATAAATATTTTGCAGAATTGAACTTTGGACTTAACGGTTCCGAACGTTTCGATCCTAGGTTCCGTTGGGGTTTCTTCCCATCGGTAGGCTTGGGTTGGCAAATTTCTGACGAGCCATTTTTTGAAAGCTTAAAACCTACATTTTCTAAGCTCAGATTACGGGGTACCTACGGTCTAGTCGGAAACGACATTATTGTCGATGATATCGACCGCTTTTTCTTCACGTCGAATATCAATCTGAACGGTCCGAATGCTGGTTATTTTGGTAACAATGTAAACTCGACATTCACCAGACCGACGATCGATATTTTGCGCTATGCGAATCCCGACATTACATGGGAAGTTTCTTATAAAACGAACTTAGCAGTCGAATTAGGGTTCTTAAATGATGCCCTATCCTTAATCGCGGAAGTTTATTTGGAAAATCGGACGAATATTGTTCAAGAGCGTCAGGATATTCCTTCGGTCGTAGGTTTAACTTCCACTGTTAAAACAAACTACGGTGAAGCGAAAGGAAGAGGTCTGGATTTGACTTTAAACTATAACAAATCCCTGGCCAACGGAATGTGGTATATCGTTCGGGGTAATTTTACTTATGGAACATCGAAGATCACGGTCTATGATGAGCTAGACTACTCAGGCTTTGCTCCATGGAAGTCGGTGGTCGGCCGTAAAGTTGGTCAATCCCAGGGTTACGTAGCGGAGCGTCTATTTATCGATGACAACGAAGTAATGAACTCACCAGTGCAAATGGTCAACGGCAATTCGGTAGTTTATCAGGCAGGCGATATCAAATACCGTGATATCAATGGCGATGGTGTGATCAATACTTTTGATATCGTGCCGATTGGTTATCCTGTAAATCCGGAGATCCAGTATGGTATCGGTGGATCATTTGGTTATAAGAATTTTGATTTTTCTGTTTTCCTACAAGGCTCCTCGCGTTTCTCGTTCTTCTTGGATGCAAATAAAATGGCACCATTTGTCAATGTGACGATAGAGGAAAAGGGAGTTGAAAGCAGAGGGAACAGAGCGATGCTGAACTTCATCAAAGAAAGTTTATGGACAGAAACGAATAGAGACTTATACGCACATTGGCCGAGATTGTCACCAGAAACGGGAGGTAATGCGGTGGGCAATGCAAACAATTTCGTTCGCAGTAATTATTGGATGCGTTCGGCAAGTTTTATTCGATTGAAGTCGGTCGAGATGGGCTACAAGTTCAAAGAATTTCGAGGTATTAGCCCTCGTATTTATGCAAGCGGCACAAATCTATTTACGCTTTCCGACTTCAAACTATGGGATCCGGAAATGCGTGGAAATGGCTTGGCTTACCCACTGCAGAAAGTATTCAATTTAGGTATGCAGATTAATTTTTAA
- a CDS encoding RagB/SusD family nutrient uptake outer membrane protein, whose protein sequence is MKHIIFISMGVLLMALSGCNKYLDILPDDKPVLEDAFKDRFNAEKYLFTCYSGLPNVANPDNTLGLTAGGDVVSDPRNMPGGNPANVPNTVLLFFNGNNAVRPYMNFWDGKNGASRNIWQGIRNCNVFLEHINLEDGGPRDMDEMERAKWIAEAKTIKAYLNFYLFQLYGPIPIVDKVIPIAAKGDELDFHREPVDKVTDYIVNLLDEAIEGLPTTAELDPSTEYGRFTKTIARSIKAKTLVLAASPIFNNNNYYTGFKDKRGIDLFPVGDSKQRWERALLACDEAVRSAEEDGNHLLITTDAGAGAIPDVNTTNISPETKAMVSLRQAVTSPWNPELIWATNEATRQLQRFSSMLSNSEWENIAGSGAPDIGQRHSPTLNIVESFYSSNGVPIEEDQEWETNGWYENRYTTKLPDDNHTKYFIKSGQETALLHHHRSLRFYASVGFDGGIWEGRSQQLSNPSFPNFMRHMGSGFKYGETYGYYPLTGYLAKKLTHLKTTYTATRVELVYERYSFPIIRLADLYLLLAESLNEAGGPGKTDSKGNNAYHYLDQIRQRSGMEGVVVSWAKYASPAFKSKPESQAGLRKIIQQERINELAFEGHYYYDIRRWLLGETVYNKPIMGWNKEGENKKDFFTLKVLVQPRFSMKDYLMPIETNTLLQNRNLVQNPGW, encoded by the coding sequence ATGAAGCATATAATTTTTATATCAATGGGTGTCCTTCTCATGGCCCTCTCAGGATGTAATAAATATCTAGATATTTTGCCAGACGATAAACCGGTGCTGGAGGACGCGTTCAAAGATCGCTTTAACGCGGAAAAGTATTTGTTTACCTGTTACTCGGGCCTTCCCAACGTTGCTAATCCGGATAATACCTTAGGATTGACCGCTGGCGGAGATGTGGTTTCTGACCCGAGAAACATGCCGGGTGGTAATCCGGCAAACGTCCCGAACACTGTTTTATTGTTCTTTAACGGTAATAATGCCGTTCGTCCATATATGAATTTCTGGGATGGTAAGAATGGAGCCAGCCGAAATATTTGGCAAGGAATCCGTAACTGTAATGTGTTTTTAGAACATATCAACCTGGAGGATGGTGGTCCGAGGGACATGGATGAGATGGAACGCGCGAAATGGATTGCAGAGGCCAAAACAATTAAGGCTTACCTTAATTTCTACCTATTCCAACTTTACGGGCCGATTCCCATTGTCGATAAGGTTATTCCTATCGCCGCGAAAGGAGATGAGCTTGATTTCCACCGAGAACCAGTAGATAAGGTCACTGACTATATAGTTAACCTATTGGATGAAGCTATCGAGGGGCTTCCGACAACCGCTGAATTGGATCCTTCTACGGAATATGGACGTTTCACGAAGACAATTGCACGCTCCATTAAAGCAAAAACACTGGTGCTAGCGGCTAGCCCAATTTTCAATAACAACAATTATTATACAGGATTTAAAGATAAACGAGGTATAGATTTGTTTCCGGTCGGTGATAGTAAGCAAAGATGGGAGCGGGCATTGTTGGCTTGTGATGAGGCTGTTCGTTCTGCGGAGGAAGACGGCAACCATTTATTGATTACAACAGACGCTGGCGCAGGTGCCATCCCGGACGTAAATACGACTAATATCAGTCCAGAGACGAAGGCGATGGTAAGCTTAAGACAAGCGGTGACTTCGCCATGGAATCCGGAGCTTATCTGGGCAACCAATGAGGCGACAAGACAGCTCCAACGTTTTTCAAGTATGCTTAGCAATTCAGAGTGGGAGAATATTGCAGGCTCCGGTGCTCCCGATATTGGACAACGCCATTCGCCGACCTTGAATATCGTTGAATCATTTTATTCTTCCAATGGCGTTCCGATTGAAGAGGATCAGGAGTGGGAAACGAACGGCTGGTATGAGAATAGATATACGACGAAATTACCCGATGATAATCATACAAAATACTTCATCAAAAGTGGTCAAGAAACCGCATTACTTCACCACCATCGTTCTTTACGCTTTTATGCGTCGGTTGGATTTGATGGTGGAATTTGGGAGGGTCGTTCGCAGCAATTGTCGAATCCGTCTTTTCCAAACTTTATGAGACACATGGGGAGTGGGTTTAAATATGGAGAGACTTACGGTTATTATCCCTTAACTGGTTATCTGGCGAAGAAGCTAACGCATCTAAAAACGACTTACACGGCAACACGTGTCGAATTGGTTTATGAACGTTATTCCTTTCCGATTATTCGTTTAGCCGATTTGTATTTGCTCTTAGCCGAATCATTAAATGAAGCAGGAGGTCCCGGCAAGACCGATTCGAAAGGCAATAATGCATATCACTATTTAGATCAGATTCGACAACGTTCTGGCATGGAAGGTGTGGTCGTGAGCTGGGCGAAATATGCCTCTCCAGCATTTAAATCTAAACCTGAAAGTCAGGCAGGATTAAGGAAGATCATTCAGCAGGAACGCATCAACGAATTGGCTTTTGAAGGTCATTACTATTATGATATCCGTCGTTGGTTATTAGGCGAAACAGTGTACAACAAACCGATCATGGGCTGGAATAAAGAAGGCGAAAATAAAAAGGATTTCTTTACGCTGAAGGTACTTGTGCAACCAAGGTTTTCAATGAAAGATTATTTGATGCCAATTGAGACCAACACCTTGCTTCAAAATAGAAACTTAGTTCAAAATCCAGGCTGGTAA
- a CDS encoding four-helix bundle copper-binding protein, with product MISSKFQSCIEACLACVATCNQCATACLNEKDVEHLKKCIQLDLECAAICQAAANVLSLNGQFSAELCKLCADICNACAEECEKHAKMGMDHCKECAEVCRRCAQECEKMAA from the coding sequence ATGATTAGTTCAAAATTTCAATCCTGTATAGAAGCTTGTTTAGCATGTGTAGCCACATGTAATCAATGTGCTACGGCATGTCTTAATGAAAAAGATGTAGAGCATCTTAAAAAGTGCATTCAACTTGATCTCGAATGCGCCGCAATCTGCCAAGCAGCAGCCAACGTACTGAGTTTAAATGGACAGTTTAGTGCTGAATTATGTAAACTTTGTGCCGATATCTGTAATGCGTGCGCTGAGGAATGTGAAAAGCATGCAAAAATGGGTATGGATCACTGTAAAGAATGTGCTGAAGTTTGCCGTAGATGTGCTCAGGAATGTGAGAAGATGGCAGCGTAA
- a CDS encoding DUF5126 domain-containing protein, with protein MKRYIIYLFLCLVSSFSLLSCMDSYLGIEQLDLGGGKPEKLTVDKVVSKPGALEIHFSLPAGNPKHSQVIASYKNKAGNEVQFKVSRYSHVILVEGFTGTDEVFVELAVVDEGGNKSDITQVREKPLLSPVEIARQSLEAIPAFGGVKLHWENKEAQPFAIHVLTEDQIQMGEKTLIEDPSKRIYSADSLNTTTYIRQYDNVEQKFGFVISDKWGNRTDTLIKLITPYKEQLIDYNTVKPLAYFNPSYGTAGKDYALFGYNLVTGIQNDGISHSAAFGPQTMFNGVTAANNFLAYKFFKIPEGQPTQRTYVHDLYVTVDLSQDLRLSRIQIYPRPSASYLYARSSVKRFRIWGTNDANSTRWSKFPEGWILIGEYVGKMPANMASITQEETDYFYNKQEYAISEDNVNPNAKPTESFRYMRLQLMESYTPTETFYTINEFKMFGEVLKSY; from the coding sequence ATGAAAAGATATATAATATACTTGTTCTTATGCTTGGTAAGTAGCTTTTCGCTCCTTTCTTGCATGGATTCCTACTTAGGAATCGAACAATTGGATTTAGGCGGTGGCAAGCCTGAAAAGTTGACCGTAGACAAGGTGGTTTCGAAGCCAGGTGCATTAGAGATTCACTTTAGTCTGCCCGCTGGAAACCCTAAGCATTCGCAGGTTATTGCATCCTATAAGAATAAAGCGGGCAATGAAGTTCAATTCAAAGTTTCGCGCTACAGTCATGTTATTCTTGTTGAAGGTTTTACAGGAACCGACGAGGTCTTTGTTGAATTAGCGGTTGTGGATGAGGGGGGTAATAAATCGGATATTACGCAGGTTCGTGAAAAGCCCCTGCTGTCACCGGTAGAAATTGCGCGTCAAAGTTTGGAGGCTATTCCGGCATTTGGAGGTGTTAAGTTACATTGGGAAAATAAAGAAGCACAACCCTTTGCAATACATGTTTTGACGGAGGATCAAATTCAGATGGGAGAAAAGACGCTAATAGAGGATCCTTCGAAGAGAATTTATAGCGCAGACTCATTGAATACAACAACATATATCAGACAGTACGATAATGTGGAGCAGAAGTTTGGATTTGTAATATCTGATAAATGGGGAAATCGGACTGATACGTTGATTAAGTTGATTACTCCATATAAAGAGCAATTGATCGACTACAATACGGTGAAACCGCTAGCCTATTTTAATCCATCCTATGGAACCGCAGGGAAAGATTATGCCTTATTTGGATATAACCTGGTAACCGGTATTCAAAATGATGGAATTTCGCATAGTGCGGCGTTTGGTCCTCAAACGATGTTTAATGGGGTTACGGCAGCAAATAACTTTTTGGCCTATAAGTTTTTCAAAATTCCGGAAGGACAACCTACGCAGCGTACCTACGTTCATGACCTTTATGTTACGGTCGATTTGAGTCAAGATCTACGACTAAGTAGAATACAGATTTACCCTAGACCGTCGGCAAGTTATTTATACGCACGTTCCAGTGTCAAGAGGTTTAGGATTTGGGGAACGAATGATGCGAATAGCACACGCTGGTCGAAGTTTCCGGAGGGATGGATTCTCATTGGTGAGTATGTAGGAAAAATGCCGGCAAATATGGCTAGTATTACGCAGGAGGAGACCGATTACTTTTATAACAAACAGGAGTACGCTATTTCTGAAGATAATGTAAATCCTAATGCAAAACCTACAGAATCATTCCGATATATGAGATTGCAGTTGATGGAGTCCTATACACCGACTGAAACATTTTACACGATCAATGAATTCAAGATGTTTGGAGAGGTGCTTAAGTCATATTAG